A region of the Paenibacillus sp. J23TS9 genome:
GAACCTTTATCAGTGGCCTGCAGTTCAAGCACCTGGCCAGCATCCAGTTCATTTATTGCTTTTTTGGTGCGGACAATCGGCATTGGGCACGCCAGCCCTTTTGCATCAACAACGCGGTCAACTTTGATATCCATACCTTCACCTTCTTCAATATTGTATCGAGACAACAATTTGTCTTTGCTTTTTGGGATGAGTATTATCTCGCTTAATCTTTTGTTGTTTGCCCTTGCCAGTTCATCATTCCACCCGTCATGTTATGAAGCTTTTGATGCCCATAAGATGACAGAAATTCGCAAGCTTGGCGGCTGCGGTTGCCACTACGGCAGATCACGACAGTTACTTTGTTCCGGTCGATTTCATCATGACGAACTTCGAGCTGGCTCAGCGGAATCAGCTTAACTTCCTTAATATGTCCCTGCTGGTACTCGGCCAATTCCCGTACATCAATAAACTGCAGGTCCCCGCGCTGACTTTGAATCCATTCTTCTACTTCCTGTGGCGTAATGTCGGACCATGATTGATTCATCTGCGTGTCAAACTCCTTTCTGTTTTTTTGTATACCCCATGGGGTATTAAAAATTTCATAAAAAAAGATGGGACAACCTACTCTCATGTTGAATACCCCAACGGGTATAAATTCTATACTGTTCTCCGCCTTATGTCAAGTTAGGTGATTATTATAAGTTCAATAGTAAGTCGGGATATCATTTTGACCTAACAACTTGAGGATGCAGTTTAAGCCATAAGCTTAAAGATGCGTCCTCTTTTATTTTTCGATATAATGACGTCATACATATTAAACATGAAAGAAGGAATCACTATGGAACCGATCGTCTCTACTCGATGGCTGCTTGCCAGATTATACGAGCCGGAAATTGTTATAGTCGATTGCCGCTTTTTACTCACTGACCCGGAAGCTGGACGTAAAGCCTATACGGAGGATCATATTCCCGGCGCTATCTATTTAGATCTGGAAAAACAATTGTCTGCTCCTGTAAGCACACATGGTGGACGACATCCACTACCTGAGATTTCAAAGTTAACCACAGTTCTTAGTGAGGTTGGCATGAATAGAGATAGTACTGTTGTTGCCTATGACGATCAAGGAGGCATCTATGCTTCCCACTTGTGGTGGATGCTCCGGTATTTGGGTCATGAAAATGTTCATGTCATGGATGAAGGCTATTCTGCGTGGAAAAAAGCCTCCTTCCCGGTCAGTGATCACCAAGCGGTGCGCATTCCAAGTCAATATCAGGCTAATGTGCAGCCTAACATGCTTGTTAGCATGGTAGATGTACAAAATGTGGTTAAAAACGGCGGTCCGCTTTTGATTGATTCACGGGAATCCCGCCGATATGCAGGTCTGGAAGAGCCCATGGATGCCAAAGCCGGACATATCCCTGGTGCAGTCAATAAGTTCTGGAAAGATGTACTGGATGAGCAAGGACGGTGGAAGAACGCGGATGCGCTCAAAGTTCAGTTCTCGGATATAGATCCTGAGCAGGAAGTTATTGTGTACTGTGGCTCCGGCGTAAGCGCGTGCCCGAATGTACTAGCGCTTGGGAAGGCTGGATTTAAGAATGTGAAGTTATATGCTGGCAGCTGGAGCGACTGGATTTCGTACAACGAGAACCCGGTAGCGACGGGGGACGAGTAAGAACCGAGAGGCCGCGTCGAACGCGGCCTTTTTATTTTGATGGTGTAGCGAAACTCATGAAAAGAGAACGGGGGCTAATGGCCTATGGTTGCACTGCCCACCCATGCATGTTTCCACCTTTTTTAGCAACTTATTCCGCAGATTTACGTCTATATGATGAGATGAAATTTAGAAAAAACACAACATTTGCATACATGAAGGGTGGACCATCGATGAAAAAAGTAACTGCACTTTCTATAACTATGGCGCTTTGTGCATCCCTTACAACCGCCTCTTTCGTTTCCGGACCATCTTCGGCAAGCGCGGCACCGGTCAAGGAATGGGTAAAAATCTCCGAACAAACCTCATATTACGGTGAGGTTAAGAACGGGGTCCCTAATGGACGAGGGACAATGCTCTGGGGAGAACATAAACAGTATTCGGGCGATTTTATTGGCGGTAAACGTGAAGGAACGGGGAAATATATGAATGAATATGTCTCCGAAGGAGAAAAACATACAGTAGTCTACACCGGTGCATGGAAACAGGACAACATGAACGGAAAAGGAACGCTTACCCATAAAGTCACCATGGAAGACGGTGCGGTCCGTTCGAATGAAATCCTAATTGGCGCTTTTGCCAATGGAACGCTTCAAACCGGATACGACGTCATTCACGCCTTGGCCGATCCAGATTACAGTTTTACCTACAAAAGTTCGCAGGAAACGCTCGCCATCCTGGGAAGCAATATCAACATGAAAAGCTCGCTAAAAAAAGGCAACTTGTTCAGTGTGGATTATCGCAACGGCTCCACGGTCAAGAGCTGCTCGATTTTCCCCGCTGAAACCAAGGCCAAACAACGCAAAAATGATGCGGATTTGAAATATTTGCAAAGCATCTCAGCCAAACTAAATCCTTATCTTGAGGAGTTCGAAAAGCTATCCAAGCAAGTTCCGCTGAAATAAAAGTACGTACTACGTTGATATTAACTAGTGGAAAAAGCCGAACCTATTATTAAATAAGGCTCGGCTTTTTAGCTTTTGATGATTTTGATATGATCAGTAATCTTCTCTGTCTATGAAAGAAGCCGAATTGAAGCAATAAACGTCCTATTCAAATGGTATAAACCTTCTTCAAAAGCTCAATAACTTCTTCTATGGTGAGACCAAAGGATTTGTAATATGAAGTGTCGCTAACCATTTGCTCCAAGATCATATCGTTGCGTTTTTGAAGCATCTCCTCGGATGAGAGTTCGGCTACAAAACACCCTTTACCTGTTACTGTATTGATCAAACCGCTTCGTTCGAGTTCTTCCCAAGCTTTCTTTACGGTAATGACACTGACACGAAGCTCCAAGGCTGCTTGCCGAATAGGCGGTAAACAATAGCCGCTTTCGAGCTCCCCTTTCAAAATCTGGGCGCTAATTTGTTCGAAAAGCTGCTGATAAATCGGTTTTTCAGATGTGCTCGAGATCGATACGTTCATAAGATTTCTACTTTTAGGAACCGTTTGACCGCAATTCGAATAGCAAACATGGTGAATGCAATGAATATCACGATTCCTGCGATCAGAATGGATATTTGAAGTGTCATATTGTGTGCCCCGGTACCATTGAAAATGTCGGACACAAATGAACTTTGGATTCCAATCCATTGTGCGACTCCGCCAAAAAGCATAGCGCCCGCAATGGATACGGTCGCTGCCCCGCCGAATTTATACGCTGTTTTGTAATACATGGGTATAAAAATCATGTTGAAGATCGCAATCATGACAAAACAAAGTCCCCAGAAACCCATGTACGGTGCAAAGAAATAGTAGGTCAAATGCGGGTATAAGCGAATCGTGATCATGCTATAGATCATGGCAATTAGAAGATGCAATACTTCCAGGATGACAATAACGAAGACCCTTGCCTTAACCATGTCTTTTTTGGTTACGGGCATCATCGAGGTAAATATCAAGTCGTTCTGCGATCTAAATTGCCCAAACATATTGGGTATCGTGATCCAACAGAAATACATAGGGACGAGAAAATAGAGCCAGCCGGGAACAAGCATTAAGGCACCCATTAATAAAGGAAAGACGAAAAACATAGGATTTACGCCTAATTTCAAATCCTTCATCACCAAGTTATACATAGATATTAATATCCTCCTTTTTTGCGAAATAAATCATGATTTCCTCGAGGCTCGGCGTAATCGCTTTAATATCGGAAGCTGAATCAAAATCTTTGGAATGAATCAATCCTGTAAATCCGAATGAATTGATTTTGTAGGAAATCAACTGTTCTTTCACCCGGTTTAGCTGGCTTTCGTTACCACTTAGTAAGCGATAGGATTCCATAAAGTCATTTTTCTCAGAACTGGCGATGATTTGCCCGTTTTCGATAAAGGTAATAAAATCCGCGCATTTTTCCAAGTCGGTTGTAATGTGAGTGGAGAAAAGAATGCTGATTTCGCCATCGACTACGAGCTCTTGAAAAATATCCAACAGATCATCTCTTGCGACCGGATCGAGTCCGCTTGTCGGTTCATCGAGGACGAGAAGCTTCGCGCCATGGGATAAAGCAAGAGCCAAATTATACTTCACTTTCATTCCCGTCGACAATTCGGCTATTTTTTTATCTTCATCCAATTTGAATCTTTTCAGATAATTGTAATAGGTTTCATCATCCCAATTTTTGTTGAACTTCTTAATGACATCGGTCAATGTTTTCAACTTGCTGCGGGTATAGAAATCGATGCCGCCAAATGCGCAACCGATTTCCTGCTTCAATTCGGTTTCATGTTCGGCGGCGTTCTTGCCCAAAATACGTACTTCACCGCTATCGATATGAATCATATTCAAGATCGATTTTATGGTGGTTGTTTTCCCTGCGCCATTGGCACCGATAAAACCCATGATATAACCCTTTTCCAGTTGAAACGATACATCTTTTAACTGGAAATTGGGGTATTTCTTATTTAAATTTCTAATGTCTAATGCCAGCATACCGTACCTCCTCTTTGAATTGTGTATGTTGTGTATGCACAATATATCATCCGGAAATTATGATGTCAATCATTAAAAAGGAAAAATTTCCAAAATTATTACTGTGCCTAAAGTTCATTGGTTATCGTATAGCGGGCATCCCAATCGCTATGAGAGAGGAGTAAGAAAAGAAGAGCCTACACTAAGTGCAGGCTCTTCTTGTTTCGTAAAAATATAAGTTCATAAAGTTTATCCCCGTCTATCTAGTCTCTATGGCTGATCATAGAAACGAGTTCAGTTACGGCAAATATTTTTCCGCTATACTGGTCACGTAACCGTCTTTGGAAGTAATGGTGCACAGGACTCCGGAATCGGGAGACGGCTTGAAATGTTCAATGAAGGCTTGCTTACTTACGATTTTGGTTTGATTCGCCCCCCCGCTCTCCGGGTCAAGCAGGATATACTTCGTTTCAGCCGTATCTTTAAGGGGCTCCGTATCGGTACTTTTGTTGAGAACATAGAATCCTCCAGGCATATCCACGTCCGGATTGATGTTCAGGTTTTTAAATCGTGCGGAATCCTTCAGCGTAAGCCATTCGACTTTATCAAAATCAAAAGAATCATGGTACATGCTAAGGTTCAGAACATATCCCAATAACGTGCTTTCAGGCGTGCCCGCAAAATCCTTGGCCGTAGCGTCATACTCCGCAGCCAACTGATCTTTGGCCACATGTTGACCAAGATCTTTGTTGATATACTGAAGGGCAACCTGTAAAGGATTAAGAAGAGAGGCATTCTCCCCCTGAGCAGCTTGCGTTTGCAGACGGGCATAATAATCCGCTATCGCAATCTCTGTTTGGGGCGTATTGTAATATTCATTCCCATTGGTATCCTTCCATCGCTCCACACACCAAATCCCCGAATCTCCTTGAACAACCGGCTGGGATAATAAAAGCTGGCTTGTTTCTCCCGTGGACAGCGGAAATTTCACCAGGACGAGATTCCCTGGATAGGTCACATGAGGCAGCTGCCCGTTTCCCTCAAGAAACACACGAAGCGCCATTTCCTGTCCGGATTTTGTGGTCATATCATTTTCTCCGCTTCTAATCACGCCCAGATACTGCGGTGATGAATTTTCATAGGAAAATATGAGCATCGGCTTTCCCATGCTTCCTTCCTCGGTGATTAAACCATCGGTCAACCCTTCCGCCAGGATCAACTTGTCTGGATCATCTGGTTTCAAGCGATATTCAAGTGCCCAAATTTCCAAAGGCATTGACAGCAGCTCGTCGAATTCCGCTATTTTTTCAAGCTTTGTAATTTTCCGGTCAACAATCTTCACATTTTTAAAATCCGTTATTCTCTGGTCAACATACTGCTCAGCATAATCATTTACGGTTAAATCCGCTTTTCGCGGATTGCTTAGGAGTCCCACACAAAGGGCTGCTACTGCAGTCACTGCCACGATCACAACCCAAAATGCAGGTTTCTTGTAATGAAGAATATTGATGATTCGCCCTTTCGTGTTGCTCTCTCCAAACGCAAGAGGAGAACCGCCTAAGAAGCGTTTTCCGGTAGACAAGGACAATAAAGAGGTCGAATAGTCCTTTTTTATTTCACTCCCCAATTGTCTAATGACACTTTCGTCACAGGATTTCTCCATATCATCGCTCATGAGGAAGAAAGCCACCCAGACAAACGGATTAAACCAGTGAATGCACAGTAAGGCAAACGCGAACGGTTTGATGATATGATCCAGCCTTTGGATATGAACTTGTTCATGTTTGATGATATAAGCTCTTTCTTGATCATGAAGACCGACCGGCAGATAAATTTTGGGCCTAAGTACGCCGAACACAAAGGGTGTCGTGATACCGATTTTTTCATATATATTCTTAAAAACGGGGGATGCATTCTTTAATCTCCGACGGAGTCGTACCGTGGTAACAATGCTGTATGCGATCAGCAAAGCAATCCCGAACAGCCATAGATATTGGCCTATTTCGAACCATATATTTGTAGGAGTTGAACTGAGTTCAGCAGCAGGTGTAGTAAGGGGAGCAGATGCAGACATCATTGGATTTACCGTTTGCTCTTCCAATCCGCTTATTTCGCTTTGCATTTGAGGGGGTTGCGAGTAGATCCTGTTAAGTGGAACGCTTTGTACCTGAGCAGGGATGAAGCTGAATGCACTCTCGAAAGAAAAAGGACAAACGAGCCGGAACCATACCACGGACCAAAGCGCGTAGGAGTAGATCTTGGGGACTTTTCTGAACAGCATTCGCGACACGATCACAAACAAAATGACATATATCCCCGTTATGCTCATGTTCAACGTATGCACAAACAGCTGAGCCACGGTCTATCCCTCCTTATGCTCGTTGATCAGTCTTAGCACATCTTCGATTTCGCTGTCGCTCAGCTTTCGGGTTTTGGTGAATGCGGCCAAAAACTTTGGCAATGAACCGTTAAATGTGTCCTTCACAAACTGATTGCTTTGTTCGGCAAAGAAATCATCCCTTTTTATGATAGCTACGACAACACCATTTTGGTTATCAAAGATCCCTTTACTCTCAATACGTTTTAGCATGGTGTACGTGGTTGATTTCTTCCAGTTCAACTTTGACTCGCACAACTTCACCAGATCCCTTGACGAGACCGGTTCATTGTCCCAAATTAAATCCGCGAATTTCCCTTCCATTTCCGTCAGTCTGATGTTCCCCATTCTGCACACCCCCAACTGGTCTACAATTCATAGACCGCATCTTCTCTCCATAGTCTACAATCCGTAGACCCATTTGTCTATATATGGATGATGATGTTTTTTATTACATTTATGTTAAACTCTTAATTATCTGTGTAATAAAATTCTGGGGATAACGCGTGCACTCATTCAGGTATAAGCGACTACCCTACATGGGCTGCCTAGCTCCTAATCTTCAAGCTCGTCCAGCTTTGCTTCCAATTCAGCCAACTTGTGATTCGCTTGATTCACTATTTCCTGAAGACCTGCGGCTTCTGCTCGTTTCTTTTCTTTTTTGACAGCCTGAATCTGCTGTTCCAGATAGTGAATATCAGCTTCAATTCCTGAATTGTTCCAGATCTGTGAATAAGTCATATCCAACCTCTTTCTTATGATGATAATAATTCTATATTATTCAGATGTTTTTTTTAAGTTCAGATTCAAGCGAAATCCTATTTTTGTATATCCAGAATAATCGATGAGTCTAGCTCATTCTCTATCTACTTTTGAAAAATTAAGCAGATGACACGATGAATAGGCCGCAAGCATATACAATATGTGCTTGTGGCCTTTATCATTCACGAATTCATAAAAATCAGATCCAGAAAAGAATCGATAAGCTGGATGGGACTATCCAATCCTTTCTCTGATTCAGAGTGCTCTGATATATTCAGTTCCACCAGACCATGAATAAATGCGTACATCATTGCAGTGGATTGATTTGAAGACTTCCGTATATTCCCCGCCTTTTCCAAACACTTCTCTACGGAAGTAAACATAAAAAAAGCGGAAGTAACAAGTTCAGGATACATTTCCTTATCCCATTGCTTACGGAACATCAATTGATAATGCTCCTGATTGTTGATGCCAAAATCATAATAAGCAAGCAAAATGGCATACAAAAGCGGCCGTGGTTCGTAAATCTTGTCGCTTAATAGCTGAATATTTCTATTCAGCAACACGAAATTTTCAGTTGCAATGGTTGCCAGCAAATCATCCTTATTTTTGAAATGTCTGTATAGGGCACCTCGGGACAAGTTTATTTTTTTGCCAAGATCTCGCATATTAATAGCGTCTATTCCTTGTTGGTCAATCATTTCCCTTGTGACCTGAATCAGTTTTTGTTTTGTATCACTATTATTTTTCATAATTCCCTCTTGTGAAATAGATTCATGTTCCTTGCAATTAAAATTTTACCCCTCAATGTTGACAATGTCAACATTGCGAGGTTATACTCAGTCAATGTTGACACTGTCAACAAAATAGACGTCCTTTTACTTATATAATGATAATCCTAAGGAGAGTGTATGAAATGAGTTCACAGAAACAAACAGTTATTATAACAGGTGGAAACTCGGGATTAGGCTACGAATGCGCTAAACAAATTGCTAAATATGACAACAATTTTTATATTATTCTAGCTTGCCGCAATGCAGCCAAAGCCCAACAAGCCGTTAGTTCCCTCATACAAGAAACCAAAAACAACAACATAACCTCCATGGAATTGGATCTTTCCTCTTTGGAATCTGTTAGAAATTTCATTGGAAATTTATCCGAAATGGATT
Encoded here:
- a CDS encoding TetR/AcrR family transcriptional regulator, coding for MKNNSDTKQKLIQVTREMIDQQGIDAINMRDLGKKINLSRGALYRHFKNKDDLLATIATENFVLLNRNIQLLSDKIYEPRPLLYAILLAYYDFGINNQEHYQLMFRKQWDKEMYPELVTSAFFMFTSVEKCLEKAGNIRKSSNQSTAMMYAFIHGLVELNISEHSESEKGLDSPIQLIDSFLDLIFMNS
- a CDS encoding GntR family transcriptional regulator, with amino-acid sequence MNVSISSTSEKPIYQQLFEQISAQILKGELESGYCLPPIRQAALELRVSVITVKKAWEELERSGLINTVTGKGCFVAELSSEEMLQKRNDMILEQMVSDTSYYKSFGLTIEEVIELLKKVYTI
- a CDS encoding sulfurtransferase produces the protein MEPIVSTRWLLARLYEPEIVIVDCRFLLTDPEAGRKAYTEDHIPGAIYLDLEKQLSAPVSTHGGRHPLPEISKLTTVLSEVGMNRDSTVVAYDDQGGIYASHLWWMLRYLGHENVHVMDEGYSAWKKASFPVSDHQAVRIPSQYQANVQPNMLVSMVDVQNVVKNGGPLLIDSRESRRYAGLEEPMDAKAGHIPGAVNKFWKDVLDEQGRWKNADALKVQFSDIDPEQEVIVYCGSGVSACPNVLALGKAGFKNVKLYAGSWSDWISYNENPVATGDE
- a CDS encoding M56 family metallopeptidase; its protein translation is MAQLFVHTLNMSITGIYVILFVIVSRMLFRKVPKIYSYALWSVVWFRLVCPFSFESAFSFIPAQVQSVPLNRIYSQPPQMQSEISGLEEQTVNPMMSASAPLTTPAAELSSTPTNIWFEIGQYLWLFGIALLIAYSIVTTVRLRRRLKNASPVFKNIYEKIGITTPFVFGVLRPKIYLPVGLHDQERAYIIKHEQVHIQRLDHIIKPFAFALLCIHWFNPFVWVAFFLMSDDMEKSCDESVIRQLGSEIKKDYSTSLLSLSTGKRFLGGSPLAFGESNTKGRIINILHYKKPAFWVVIVAVTAVAALCVGLLSNPRKADLTVNDYAEQYVDQRITDFKNVKIVDRKITKLEKIAEFDELLSMPLEIWALEYRLKPDDPDKLILAEGLTDGLITEEGSMGKPMLIFSYENSSPQYLGVIRSGENDMTTKSGQEMALRVFLEGNGQLPHVTYPGNLVLVKFPLSTGETSQLLLSQPVVQGDSGIWCVERWKDTNGNEYYNTPQTEIAIADYYARLQTQAAQGENASLLNPLQVALQYINKDLGQHVAKDQLAAEYDATAKDFAGTPESTLLGYVLNLSMYHDSFDFDKVEWLTLKDSARFKNLNINPDVDMPGGFYVLNKSTDTEPLKDTAETKYILLDPESGGANQTKIVSKQAFIEHFKPSPDSGVLCTITSKDGYVTSIAEKYLP
- a CDS encoding ABC transporter ATP-binding protein, which produces MLALDIRNLNKKYPNFQLKDVSFQLEKGYIMGFIGANGAGKTTTIKSILNMIHIDSGEVRILGKNAAEHETELKQEIGCAFGGIDFYTRSKLKTLTDVIKKFNKNWDDETYYNYLKRFKLDEDKKIAELSTGMKVKYNLALALSHGAKLLVLDEPTSGLDPVARDDLLDIFQELVVDGEISILFSTHITTDLEKCADFITFIENGQIIASSEKNDFMESYRLLSGNESQLNRVKEQLISYKINSFGFTGLIHSKDFDSASDIKAITPSLEEIMIYFAKKEDINIYV
- a CDS encoding ABC-2 transporter permease, which encodes MYNLVMKDLKLGVNPMFFVFPLLMGALMLVPGWLYFLVPMYFCWITIPNMFGQFRSQNDLIFTSMMPVTKKDMVKARVFVIVILEVLHLLIAMIYSMITIRLYPHLTYYFFAPYMGFWGLCFVMIAIFNMIFIPMYYKTAYKFGGAATVSIAGAMLFGGVAQWIGIQSSFVSDIFNGTGAHNMTLQISILIAGIVIFIAFTMFAIRIAVKRFLKVEIL
- a CDS encoding BlaI/MecI/CopY family transcriptional regulator; the protein is MGNIRLTEMEGKFADLIWDNEPVSSRDLVKLCESKLNWKKSTTYTMLKRIESKGIFDNQNGVVVAIIKRDDFFAEQSNQFVKDTFNGSLPKFLAAFTKTRKLSDSEIEDVLRLINEHKEG
- a CDS encoding rhodanese-like domain-containing protein, giving the protein MNQSWSDITPQEVEEWIQSQRGDLQFIDVRELAEYQQGHIKEVKLIPLSQLEVRHDEIDRNKVTVVICRSGNRSRQACEFLSSYGHQKLHNMTGGMMNWQGQTTKD